A portion of the Camelus ferus isolate YT-003-E chromosome 16, BCGSAC_Cfer_1.0, whole genome shotgun sequence genome contains these proteins:
- the SHBG gene encoding sex hormone-binding globulin isoform X2: MVIPTQRMTGLCWDFGMAGLRSSFTITGPSLQWCCLRLRQVSGPLAYKPQPIMRIAVGRLLFPASNLWLPLVPALDGCLRQHDWLDQQAQSSASVPTGLRSCSVESQPGIFFPPGTGAERSLQDIPQPHVEPWAFSLDLGLQLAAGSGPLLALGTPENPTRLSLHLQDQVVLSSGSEPGLDLPLVLGLPLQLNLTVSRVVLSQGPKKEMLTLPPVGPGSLFNLWAQLQGHLFLGALPGEASSASFCLDGLWAQGQRLDMDRALSRNQDIWTHSCPQSPSNGTDTTY; this comes from the exons ATGGTGATACCAACCCAAAGGATGACTGGTTTGTGCTGGGACTTTGGGATGGCAGGCCTGAGGTCCAGCTTCACAATCACTGGGCCCAGCTTACAGTG GTGCTGCCTGCGTCTGAGACAGGTCTCTGGGCCTCTGGCCTACAAACCCCAGCCCATCATGAGGATTGCGGTGGGGAGGCTGTTGTTCCCTGCCTCCAACCTCTGGTTACC ACTGGTCCCTGCCCTGGATGGCTGCCTGCGCCAGCATGACTGGCTGGACCAACAGGCCCAGAGCTCAGCATCTGTCCCCACTGGCCTCAGAAGCTGCTCCGTAGAGTCCCAACCTGGGATATTCTTCCCTCCAGGGACTGGTGCAGAACGCAGTCTTCAAG acattCCCCAGCCTCATGTAGAGCCCTGGGCCTTCTCCCTGGACCTGGGACTCCAGCTAGCAGCAGGCTCAGGCCCTCTCCTTGCCCTTGGGACCCCAGAAAACCCTACTCGGCTCAGCCTTCACCTCCAAGATCAA GTGGTACTGTCTTCTGGGTCGGAGCCAGGGCTGGACCTGCCCCTGGTCTTGGGACTCCCTCTTCAGCTGAATCTGACTGTGTCCAGGGTGGTTTTGAGCCAGGGGCCAAAGAAGGAGATGCTTACTCTGCCTCCTGTGGGTCCTGGCTCCCTCTTCAACCTTTGGGCCCAGCTGCAGGGGCATCTCTTCCTGGGGGCTTTGCCAG GAGaggcctcttctgcctccttttgcTTGGATGGCCTTTGGGCACAAGGCCAGAGGCTGGACATGGACCGGGCCTTGAGCAGAAACCAGGACATCTGGACTCACAGCTGTCCTCAGAGCCCAAGCAATGGCACTGACACCACCTATTAA